One segment of Mesoplodon densirostris isolate mMesDen1 chromosome 6, mMesDen1 primary haplotype, whole genome shotgun sequence DNA contains the following:
- the B3GALT9 gene encoding beta-1,3-galactosyltransferase 9, which translates to MGKTSGSGISIQLKEEILKHQSFPIMEQLPPECNNHKPLKQVDDEKIPKLGDGRPGSLQPVRRSRIPCSRSRVPRGTDLSERPGARDLAPGSHRLGALGPPEPRSGRVRSAAMAPAGRERQTARGAAGQQRRGRQATPSPTRPRLIYRPGPAAAARDPQPHRGAASGAACVISARPSTHGAQRTRLHFRPRLKGEVGELRSVEGGGTCVTFCRLRTHQWCFILFNVILFHALLFGADFVEEYFLHALPYVDMKVLEIKDKARKLNMEPLRSNLSKYYILSQSEVCKGKNIFLLSLIFSSPGNGTRRDLIRKTWGNVTSVRGHPILTLFALGMPVLVTAQQEIDKESQKNNDIIEGIFSDSAENQTLKIITMTQWAVTFCPNAQFILKVDEEMFVNLPSLVDYLLNLKEHLEDIYVGRVIHQDTPNRDPNSQEFVPFSEYPEKYYPDYCSGEAFVMSQDVARMMYVVFKEVPIMVPADVFVGICAKSIGLIPIHSSRFSGKSHIRYNRCCYKFIFTSSETTDAEMPLAWEEINSGKECTLFETYYGLISCKLLTYLDSFKLFHMGTIKNNVMYYGD; encoded by the exons ATGGGGAAAACTTCAGGAAGTGGGATTTCAATTCAACTGAAGGAGGAGATTTTAAAACACCAGAGCTTTCCAATAATGGAACAGCTGCCTCCAGAGTG TAACAATCACAAACCTCTGAAACAGGTGGATGATGAAAAGATTCCTAAACTGGGAGATGGGAGACCCGG ATCCCTTCAACCCGTTCGTCGCTCCCGGATCCCCTGCTCCCGGAGCCGTGTTCCGCGCGGCACTGACCTGAGCGAGCGCCCCGGGGCCCGGGACCTCGCGCCGGGCTCACACCGACTAGGCGCGCTCGGGCCGCCAGAGCCTCGCAGCGGCCGGGTCCGCTCCGCAGCCATGGCGCCTGcagggagagaaagacaaacagccCGAGGCGCGGCGGGTCAGCAGAGGCGCGGGCGGCAGGCAACCCCCTCCCCGACCCGGCCCCGCCTCATATACAGACCTGGACCTGCGGCCGCCGCTCGGGATCCGCAGCCTCACAGGGGAGCGGCTTCCGGTGCTGCTTGCGTCATCTCCGCGCGCCCCTCCACCCACGGCGCCCAGCGGACAAGGCTGCACTTCCGGCCCCGCCTTAAAGGGGAAGTGGGAGAGCTGAGGAGCGTAGAGGGAGGCGGAACATGC GTGACATTCTGCAGACTTCGGACTCACCAGTGGTGTTTCATTCTGTTTAATGTTATTCTATTTCATGCCTTGCTTTTTGGGGCTGATTTTGTGGAAGAATATTTTCTTCATGCTTTGCCTTATGTAGATATGAAAGTTCTTGAAATTAAGGATAAGGCAAGAAAATTGAACATGGAGCCCCTAAGAAGTAATCTTTCCAAATACTATATCCTGAGCCAGTCGGAggtgtgtaaagggaagaacataTTTTTGCTCTCTCTTATCTTCAGTAGCCCAGGAAATGGAACAAGGCGGGACCTCATCAGGAAAACCTGGGGTAACGTGACCAGTGTCCGAGGGCATCCCATTCTCACACTGTTTGCTTTGGGAATGCCTGTTTTGGTGACTGCCCAGCAAGAGATAGACAAAGAGTCCCAAAAGAATAATGATATAATTGAAGGCATCTTCTCGGACAGTGCTGAGAATCAAACTCTGAAGATTATCACCATGACGCAGTGGGCTGTGACTTTCTGCCCTAACGCCCAGTTCATTCTCAAGGTTGATGAAGAGATGTTTGTCAATCTACCAAGCTTGGTAGACTACCTCCTCAATCTGAAAGAACACCTTGAAGATATCTACGTAGGAAGAGTTATCCATCAGGATACACCCAACAGAGACCCTAATAGccaagaatttgtccctttcagCGAGTACCCAGAAAAGTACTACCCAGATTACTGCAGTGGTGAGGCCTTTGTTATGTCCCAAGATGTGGCTCGGATGATGTACGTAGTTTTCAAAGAAGTCCCCATAATGGTGCCTGCTGATGTGTTTGTAGGAATTTGTGCTAAATCCATTGGCCTAATACCCATACACAGTTCAAGGTTTTCTGGGAAAAGCCACATCAGATACAACAGATGTTGCTATAAGTTCATTTTCACATCCTCAGAAACTACAGATGCTGAAATGCCCCTGGCATGGGAGGAAATTAACAGTGGGAAAGAATGTACGCTGTTTGAAACCTACTATGGGCTCATTTCCTGCAAACTTCTGACATACCTTGACAGCTTTAAACTTTTTCACATGGgtaccataaaaaataatgtcatgtatTATGGTGATtag